Proteins found in one Plasmodium malariae genome assembly, chromosome: 13 genomic segment:
- the PmUG01_13045100 gene encoding conserved Plasmodium protein, unknown function, protein MEFLKSYFDKILKKKGGKFNLSNLSEQLNDPFTFFFMCIFLFVFVSLITYLYCFCKSYDNKKGSKVHKMSKKVK, encoded by the exons atggaatttttaaaatcttattttgataaaatacTAAAGAAAAAGGGTGGAAAATTTAACTTGTCAAATTTGTCAGAGCAATTAAATGATccttttacctttttttttat GTGCATTTTTCTATTTGTTTTTGTGAGTCTTATAACATACCTATACTGTTTTTGTAAATcctatgataataaaaag GGATCCAAAGTACATAAAATGTCCAAAAAAGTTAAGTAG
- the PmUG01_13045200 gene encoding conserved Plasmodium protein, unknown function, which yields MSKASESNKNMDDQRIHFDEKDKKKLFLYGYEQQLLYGRINWKLAEKKKITKYPINTMKNLWNNSIANCLPQFIENYSKDVEKLNEMKKQKKLNAASKIIKKKNKLTPAKVQFAKQRSNISMNRVIKGASLDYKKLNTQTLKNKKAVNSILKKKTINKSIDKKKKIVELKNKNLPLGKQKTKKYLIASKKKEDVINKQKGDGKNDKKKKEEKTKKNGKINKNEKEKKEEKGKNKLKKENKNGDKGGKSEKNKNDDKREKAKNDKVVIKKIGKNEKDKIDEKTDKNKKEKEKSKEKEKNDEKSKKDKLKKEDKKDEKEEDKDKNKDKKDKPKKDEKKDDKDKKEKKDNKKDKKEDKKDDKKDDKKIDKRDDKKVDKRDDKKDDKGDDKKVKKNILKTQKTKK from the exons ATGAGTAAAGCATCTGAAAGTAATAAGAATATGGATGATCAAAG AATACACTTTGAtgaaaaagacaaaaaaaaattgtttttgtATGGTTATGAACAACAGTTACTATATG GAAGAATAAATTGGAAACTCGccgaaaaaaagaaaataacgAAATACCCGATAAATACTATGAAAAATTTGTGGAATAATAGCATAGCTAATTG cTTACCACAATTTATAGAGAATTATTCTAAAGATGTCGAAAAACTaaacgaaatgaaaaaacaaaaaaagttGAATGCAGCgtctaaaataattaaaaaaaagaacaaactAACACCAGCCAAAGTACAGTTTGCTAAGCAGAGGTCAAACATCTCGATGAACCGAGTAATTAAAGGAGCTAGCTTagattacaaaaaattaaatacacaaacattaaaaaataaaaaagcggttaattctattttaaaaaagaaaacaataaataaaagcatagataagaagaaaaaaattgtggaactaaagaataaaaatttaccattaggtaaacaaaaaacaaaaaaatatcttattgcctcaaaaaaaaaagaggatgtaataaataaacaaaagggggatggaaaaaatgacaaaaaaaaaaaagaagaaaaaacaaaaaagaacggaaaaataaataaaaacgaaaaggaaaaaaaagaagaaaaaggaaaaaataaactgaaaaaggaaaataaaaatggagaTAAAGGTggaaaaagtgaaaaaaataaaaatgatgataaaagagaaaaagctAAAAACGATAAAgtagttataaaaaaaattggaaaaaatgaaaaggataaaattGATGAAAAGACAgataagaacaaaaaagaa aaagaaaaaagtaaagagaaggaaaaaaatgatgaaaagaGTAAAAAAGATAAGTTAAAAAAAGAGGACAAAAAGGACGAAAAGGAGGAGGAtaaggataaaaataaagacaaAAAGGATAAGccaaaaaaagatgaaaagaAGGACGATAAggataaaaaggaaaagaaggaTAATAAGAAGGACAAGAAGGAGGATAAAAAGGACGATAAAAAGGACGATAAGAAGATTGACAAACGGGACGATAAGAAGGTTGATAAACGGGATGACAAAAAGGATGACAAAGGGGATGACAAGAAggttaaaaagaatattttaaaaactcAAAAAACTAAAAAGTAA
- the PmUG01_13045300 gene encoding conserved Plasmodium protein, unknown function, with protein sequence MNSLKKTSKNLLESLSKEDIVKLIRKCYMDKLMYGHVRWKELNRKDFSMQYSVNSFKNIWRFINRNLSAYREEHEVVLKEIEAEAKDITTISSDKKKPKKLNLLFPLNSKASISNISLLRNFTRVNSFFFKSCSNYYSPLNIITTNSPHNSFLNYKNTSMGDKDKAKELEKGVNYIKRNIKDINRRSEFLDYYFLIISLIHQNKKYALLKKMHELYYENKLLKYCNNMNSTYNNYILNIIKKIHEISYVSTKTLNKSMCTKSLEKKFGSSKFVDTKNCILIEIDEQTYQFKKDLIDYKLFYNLFKNNMNLNNNKVLCFFIPLPKKPNHLTFKNATFYYFDQPVYITNNLDEDLYNYIYILHKFFLSFMFWSFYLRYQNIERMKALFLRELEEVYFLFNHINARTGQVFPARRGNNYDKENGKDRQLSNATTTDKKARRLSGGLITTYGLLFEFKIGHIISLCMCVIKMYSKVKRKVDITYLMVIKILNMSIHPILKKKIIRSYLFNIRFIHYVLLKLRWVYKKRKAQIKQLSG encoded by the exons ATGAACAGCTTGAAGAAGACAAGTAAAAACCTATTAGA GTCCTTATCTAAGGAGGACATTGTAAAGCTCATAAGGAAATGCTACATGGACAAACTGATGTATG GCCATGTGAGATGGAAGGAATTAAATAGAAAAGATTTCAGCATGCAGTATTCGGTTAACTCCTTCAAAAACATATGGAGATTCATAAATAGGAA TCTGAGTGCCTATAGGGAGGAGCACGAAGTCGTATTAAAAGAAATCGAAGCAGAAGCTAAAGACATAACGACCATAAGTAGTGATAAAAAGAAGCCtaagaaattaaatttaCTATTCCCTTTAAATTCTAAAGCATCCATATCAAACATATCTCTTCTGAGAAATTTTACTAGAGTAAATAGTTTCTTTTTCAAAAGCTGTAGTAATTACTATAGCCCACTAAACATTATAACAACAAACAGTCCAcacaattcttttttaaattataagaataCGTCAATGGGCGATAAAGATAAAGCCAAAGAATTAGAAAAAGGAGTTaactatattaaaagaaatattaaggATATAAATAGAAGAAGCGAATTTTTAGACTACTATTTCTTGATAATTTCTTTAATccatcaaaataaaaaatatgctcttttaaaaaaaatgcatgaATTGTactatgaaaataaattattaaaatactgtaataatatgaatagcacttacaataattatatattaaatattataaaaaaaatacatgaaaTCAGCTATGTTTCAACAAAGACCTTGAATAAAAGTATGTGTACAAAAAgcttagaaaaaaaatttggtaGTAGCAAATTCGTTGATACAAAGAATTGCATACTCATTGAAATAGATGAACAGACATATCAGTTTAAAAAAGATTTGATTgactataaattattttataatttatttaaaaacaatatgaatcttaataataataaggtaCTCtgcttttttattcctttacCGAAGAAACCTAATCACTTGACTTTTAAAAATGCTACCTTCTACTATTTTGATCAACCTGTATATATTACCAACAATTTAGATGAAGATCTTTACaactacatttatattttgcacAAATTTTTTCTGTCCTTTATGTTTTGGTCTTTCTATTTACGTTATCAAAACATAGAACGAATGAAAGCTCTATTCCTACGAGAGTTAGAAGAGGTATATTTCCTATTCAACCATATAAATGCAAGGACGGGGCAGGTCTTTCCTGCGAGAAGGGGAAACAACTACGATAAGGAAAATGGTAAGGACAGACAACTCAGCAATGCCACAACCACTGATAAAAAGGCTAGAAGATTGAGTGGAGGACTGATAACAACCTATGGGCTCCTTTTTGAATTCAAAATAGGGCACATAATTTCCCTTTGCATGTGTGTTATAAAGATGTACTCAAAAGTAAAGAGAAAAGTAGACATAACATATCTTATggttattaaaattttaaatatgtctATACATcccattttaaaaaagaaaattattcgCTCCTACCTTTTCAACATTCGATTTATTCATTATGTACTTTTAAAATTGAGATgggtttataaaaaaaggaaagcaCAAATTAAACAATTAAGCGGATAG
- the PmUG01_13045400 gene encoding conserved Plasmodium protein, unknown function, with amino-acid sequence MVVKAAKRKKAKIRAYDIDESKKIFLYAYEHQLKNEKINWKKAEELRITTHSAGSMRSHYLNSIKHEISLYLEMYSEEVAKLFAKVKKWKKEEKKKKLLTVQDNFVKQRSNISLDRITKCKSKNYNKFNSLIISKAFSFKCGRTVSNKQNNSLNRRNIANEKRKQKNESRIVTNETNINKNSLKKGKFKQVKIINKDVIATKNKKINKKKKKKSLKSNKIITSTLERTNKIMNNLFNTDTNEKVNKTTTYEKLDKKKHQKEGEKLVRAYERIEKNVNEKLSKEPVEGANENKKSKNKVKEEKSVQIKLEQMCSNENVSNHMSETDDTNETNETNESDETYELNKLKMLHNKNISKNENLEELQFYESRSARRNSEKSVSSKNKTKNKFYSNTYNSKELNNINKSYDSNLLINKRKENKRSSISSIFGYIYKKIFN; translated from the coding sequence ATGGTAGTTAAGGCTGCGAAGAGGAAGAAAGCCAAGATAAGGGCATACGACATCGACGAatcgaaaaaaatatttctgtaTGCTTATGAACATCaattgaaaaatgaaaagattaATTGGAAAAAAGCCGAGGAGTTAAGAATAACTACACATAGTGCAGGGTCGATGAGAAGCCATTATTTAAATTCAATAAAACATGAAATATCGTTATATTTAGAAATGTACTCAGAAGAAGTAGCTAAATTGTTCGctaaagttaaaaaatggaaaaaagaagaaaaaaaaaaaaaattattaactgTTCAGGATAATTTCGTTAAACAAAGGTCTAACATTTCCTTAGATAGAATAACCAAATgtaaaagcaaaaattataacaaatttaATTCTCTAATAATTAGTAAAGCTTTTTCTTTCAAATGTGGACGTACCGTTAGtaacaaacaaaataattctCTTAATCGAAGAAACATagcaaatgaaaaaagaaaacaaaaaaatgagagTCGTATTGTAACTAATGAAACAAACATAAATAAGAATTCACTAAAAAAGGGCAAATTTAAgcaagtaaaaataattaataaagatGTTATtgcaacaaaaaataaaaaaataaataaaaagaaaaagaaaaaatcattaaaaagtaataaaataattacaagTACTTTagaaagaacaaataaaattatgaataatttatttaatacagACACGAATGAAAAGGTAAACAAGACAACTACATATGAAAAACTAGATAAGAAGAAACACCAGAAAGAAGGGGAAAAACTAGTGAGAGCATATGAaagaattgaaaaaaatgtaaatgaaaaactAAGCAAAGAACCAGTAGAAGGGgctaatgaaaataaaaaaagtaaaaataaagtaaaagaagaaaagtcAGTTCAGATAAAACTCGAACAAATGTGCTCTAACGAAAATGTAAGTAACCACATGAGCGAAACGGATGATACGAACGAGACAAACGAGACGAACGAATCTGACGAAACgtatgaattaaataaattaaaaatgctacataataaaaacatttcgAAAAATGAGAATTTGGAAGAATTACAATTCTACGAATCAAGATCAGCAAGAAGGAATAGTGAAAAAAGTGTGTCCTccaaaaacaaaacaaaaaacaaattttactCCAACACCTATAACTCTAAAGAactgaataatataaacaagtCCTATGActctaatttattaattaataaaagaaaagaaaataaaagaagctCAATATCTTCCATTTTTGgctatatttataaaaaaatattcaattaa
- the PmUG01_13045500 gene encoding ubiquitin-conjugating enzyme, putative has product MITLKEAISNVFTNLNNDQKKEIMNVLVHILQKIIENPSRAKFRSLKKDNKTFINKHEEKWFFPVSKDDTLARNLNELQNYMEDNVYTIYNSSESIFEPSESKSFSDLKNSLNINNISELNKNDEMEKDNSNGLKLGGLSKRRLEKERIELLNENENTIKLIQEYADKWIIQIKGAENTLYSNETFKMQFKFTEKYPIESPEVVFIGEPPIHPHIYSNGHICLSILYDHWSPVLSVNSICLSIISMLSSCTKKRKPIDDMLYCSAGPKVSPKLMKWMFHDDKV; this is encoded by the exons atgataacatTAAAAGAAGCCATATCCAATGTTTTCACCAATTTGaat aATGATCAAAAGAAGGAAATAATGAACGTATTAGTTCACATTCTTCAAAA AATAATAGAAAATCCTTCCAGAGCAAAATTTAgatctttaaaaaaagacaataaaacttttataaataag CATGAGGAAAAATGGTTTTTCCCCGTTTCAAAAGACGACACATTGGCAAG AAATCTTAACGAATTACAAAACTACATGGAAGATAATGTATACACAATATACAACAGCTCAGAGTCAATTTTTGAACCAAGTGAATCAAAATCCTTCagtgatttaaaaaattctttgaatattaataatatttcagaACTGAATAAAAACGACGAAATGGAAAAAGATAATTCGAATGGTCTAAAACTGGGAGGTCTCTCAAAAAGAAGATTAGAAAAGGAAAGAATTGAAttgttaaatgaaaatgaaaatacaaTTAAACTAATACAAGAATATGCAGATAAATGgataattcaaataaaagGTGCGGAAAACACTTTATATTCAAATGAAACATTCAAAATGCAGTTTAAGTTTACAGAAAAATATCCTATAG AAAGTCCCGAAGTTGTATTTATTGGAGAGCCCCCAATTCATCCGCACATTTACAGTAATGGTCATATATGTCTATCCATTTTATATGACCATTGGTCCCCAGTTCTGTCCGTTAATTCTATATGTCTTTCCATAATATCTATGTTATCTAGTTGTACAAAGAAAAGAAAACCAATTGATGATATGCTTTACTGTTCTGCTGGACCAAAAGTTTCTCCTAAACTTATGAAGTGGATGTTTCACGATGATAAAGTATAA
- the NMT gene encoding glycylpeptide N-tetradecanoyltransferase, putative, with amino-acid sequence MNDDNKEFAGRDIYQLIKNAKDKIKIDYKFWCTQPVPKINEEFNESVNEPFVNSKVEDVRKEEYKLPTGYSWYVCDVKNEKDRSDIYTLLTDNYVEDDDNVFRFNYSSEFLLWALTSPNYLKTWHIGVKYDGTNKLIGFISAIPTDICINSKIVKMAEVNFLCVHKSLRSKRLAPVLIKEITRRINLENIWQAIYTAGVYLPKPISDARYYHRSINVKKLIEIGFSSLNPRLTMSRAIKLYRVDDILNLKNMRLMKKKDVEGLQKLLSSYLEQFNIYAVFTKEEVAHWFLPIDKVIYTYVNEEGGEIKDVISFYSLPSQVLGNEKYNILNAAYSFYNISTTTTFKNLMQDAIVLAKKNNFDVFNALEVMHNKSVFEDLKFGEGDGTLKYYLYNWKCAAFSPSNVGIVLL; translated from the exons ATGAACGAtgataat AAAGAATTTGCTGGAAGAGATATATATCAATTGATCAAGAATgcaaaagataaaataaaaatcgaCTACAAGTTTTGGTGCACCCAACCTGTTCccaaaataaatgaagagTTTAACGAATCC GTTAATGAGCCATTCGTAAATAGTAAGGTGGAAGATGTTCGAAAA GAAGAGTACAAGTTACCTACGGGGTACTCATGGTATGTGTGTGATGtaaagaatgaaaaagaCCGTAGtgatatttatacattattaaCTGATAATTATGTAGAAGATGATGATAATGTGTTTAGATTTAATTATTCTTctgaatttttattatgggCTTTAACATCGCCTAACTATTTAAAAACTTGGCATATAGGAGTAAAATATGATGgcacaaataaattaataggTTTTATAAGTGCAATTCCAAcagatatatgtattaactcaaaaattgtaaaaatggcTGAAGtgaattttttatgtgtTCATAAAAGTTTAAGGTCGAAAAGATTAGCACCAGTtttaattaaagaaataacaagaagaattaatttagaaaatatttgGCAAGCTATTTATACGGCAGGTGTTTATTTACCTAAGCCTATAAGTGATGCTAGATATTATCATAGAtcaataaatgtaaaaaaattaattgaaataggtttttcttctttaaatCCTAGATTAACTATGAGTAGAGCTATCAAATTATATAGGGTagatgatatattaaatttaaagaatatgagattaatgaaaaaaaaagatgttgAAGGATTACAGAAACTGTTAAGTAGTTATTTAGAAcagtttaatatatatgcagtATTTACCAAAGAAGAAGTTGCTCATTGGTTTTTACCAATTGATAAggttatatatacatatgttaatGAGGAAGGTGGAGAAATTAAAGATGTTATATCCTTTTATTCATTACCATCACAAGTGTTgggaaatgaaaaatataatatattaaatgctGCTTACtctttttacaatattagtACTACAactacatttaaaaatttaatgcaAGATGCAATCGttttagcaaaaaaaaataattttgatgTTTTTAATGCACTAGAAGTTATGCATAATAAATCTGTATTTGAGGACTTGAAATTTGGAGAAGGGGATGgtactttaaaatattatctcTACAACTGGAAATGTGCGGCTTTTAGTCCCTCCAACGTTGGCATTGTTCTGCTGTGA